Below is a window of Xyrauchen texanus isolate HMW12.3.18 chromosome 1, RBS_HiC_50CHRs, whole genome shotgun sequence DNA.
ttggaaggattttggtcatttcaccctctactgtgcacaatatagttaaaagattcaaggaatattaTCAAAGCttggtgtgtaaagggcaagacgaaaacctcttctgaatgcgcatgatctctgatccctcagacatcttaaaaacatcattcatctgtaatggatatcatgaatatGGGATTGGGATTACTTAAGTAAACTTTtattagtcaacaccactcgccgctgcagccacagatgcaagttaagactttactatgcaaagcagaagccatacatcaacactgaccagaagtgctgctgacttctctgggctcggtctcatcttagatggaaagtagaacagtggaacttttggtacaaaaaaaaaaaaaacacatttcaaaatgttgaaAAGTGTCAAAAATCCAAAAGCAAgtatggcatgggtaacttgcacatctgtgagaacaccatgaatgaagacaaacatgtacaaattttggatccatccagcaccatcttttccagggacgtccctggaaacctcaaaccacatactgcccagatttcaagtgtagagagtgtgggtgctagattggcctgcctgcagtcatgaccatctccaattgagaatgtgtggcgcattatgaagcacaccatacagCAATGAAgaccagctaaagacctacataatggataaatgggggaaaattccactttctaaacttgacaaacttgtgtcttcagtgcctaaaatgCTTAATGTGCTAGAAGAAATGATGAGGTTTCACAATGGTAAAtactcaactgtcccaactttttggggcatgttgcaatcatctgatttaaaataaccgtacatttaaaaaaaaaaaatcagaaggaAAAACAGAACTGAATGcatagttgtagtgctttcaaaataGAAAagggttgttgtttttattagggACCAATTACGCCCTACTATGATTAGACGGACCTTCATTTGTTTACTTTTTGCCATATCAACACTATTTAGTGAAAACAATTGCAGGAAGATATCGTCATAACGCCATAAAGGGTTTTCATCTCTCCTTTTTCTTGTTGTTGTGTTTATTCCAAACAAGGTAAACTTTGTGTAATTTTAATCTACAATCTGTAGCAAGCATCTTGCATAGTCTTTTCATTCTTAGTTAGCCAGCAGAAGTGACTAGCCAGgtttaaatcccagttgagcTTGTCACCGGCCCTACTTGACCCGCCCTGAATGAGATTCGAACCGGCTTTCCCCAGCATGGGAGTCAGACATGCTTGCAGGAGACTAGAAAAGCCAAGGCCTCTAGCCTTGGTTGTTAGTGCATAttttaaggccaggagagtgaggtttacattcTGCACAGCTATTACGTAGCTACTGTAACACGATACTTTGTAACAAGTAGAACAAACTATACACAATTCCAAGCAGTCAGATGTAATTTACGTAATTACTAGGGCTGGGACGAATACGTCGACGCCAattatgcgcgtcgattcgtcagaccaaaacaaagatggcggcgccggagagtagaagcaaaacgagtggctcctcagactaccagaagtgcaaggcggcacgcactcgttcatctaaagtgtgggaattctttaatttaaaaggaaaaattatgtgatatgtcgtctttgcaaaatggagatggctttccattctagcaccacggcaatgcaccagcactagggctgggatgacgtcgacgcaaaaaatacgtcgacgcaaaaataTGCTgcgtcgaattgtcagacccaaaacaaagatggcggcgccgccAACACGacagtggctcctcagactatcagaagtgcaaggcggcatgcactcgttcctcttaAGTAtgagaattatttaatttaaaaggaaaaaattccgtgatatgtcatctttgcaaaatggagatggccttccattctagcgccaccgggagcagccgcagatgacagagcaccgtaagtttttttcaactccccactttgcactcgatttTGGAGtaagctataatacgttgtcgacacctaaagttttaagcttatagctattaataatgcgcttatagctatgaatgtcgtgaaaaatacatagaggacactgacaacgcgctgacagacaggaccaagcaggtaacatttaataaagtctcaactttcaaatttggtcattcaaagaaaattaaaccataaataggcctactattttgtggctctttaatgtgtcgtgacagattgcctcagttaaagctgctcgtgaaccgatcatcttttccttggttaatttatagcatcaaataggctaaacatgaatgtagcctacatcagaaggactgttgttttaaccgcggaaagacgtcagtacagtagcctacaatccattattcaaattgaaatccactgacgttaatcttctctctcctgactactttgtcggacaaaaatggcgtattatgattgattgatcagatcgccagtcaatcaaactcccggcaaatgtttttttttttttttttacattttatacacccctacccccgatgaaaccggtattaccggtgttgtcacaagtcgattaatcgaatcaaaatcgaatcggactgaaaaaaaatgaatcgttagattaatcgatgcatcgaaaaataatcgctagattaattgtttaaaaaaataatagtttatcccagccctaataattaccctttgtgtgtgtaaatgtcaAACTAATTGCTATATTATATATGACAAAGTTAATAAATAGCTTTACTTGGCATAATATTTAAGTTTATCTTCTATTCACTGTAATATGTTCATGTGACAATGTGCCCCGCCAATGCGGTCATTTTACTCTCCTTTCTAGTGAGATGGTGAAAAAACGTATACACTGTATAGATGAAATAAGACCAAATATTTGTACCAGAAATGTGTAAActtaatgtgaaaaaagaaaaatacttcgAGCCACAAGTACATTTACACAAAAGTGTTAGTTTGTGCACCGCTCTCTCCTAGATCATATGAAGCTAGCTTACAAGATAAACTACGGTGGTGCAATGCTGCCACTTAGGCCTACTTATTATTTTCACTCAGTTATGTTataaaaacgacatcttttctcgtaataacggGATCTTTTCTCATCTTTTCTTGTAATACATCAACATGCAAGAGTTGTGATGGCTGAAATATAGACATATAGtttaatcaaagctaaaggaCAAATTAAATAACACATTAATCAGTCATATAAAAGATGCAGATTAATTAAACCAAGAGCGGAGATATGTATTAGACACTGACTTTCACACAACAACATAATGCAGATGTCTTTCCAGTTTTAGTGTTAAAATGGTTGTTTACACACAGACCGAGAGCAATGTATGAAGAAGAGTTGTCTGCTTTTATTACTATAATCAGAACCAAATTTTTATTACACTGCACTTTTGTGATCACATGTTCATTTCCCTTCATTGTTTGTGCATGTGGTGAAGTAACAGGTACTTAGAACTAAAGAAGGCCAAGTAATCACATGACTGGCAGTAAACCACATCTAGCATCacagcggtttctccccctctCGCACAGATAAgagcagagaatgcccctgggcacttcgacagcgcgcATTGAGCAAAAGAGTGGGCACTGACagaaagcatctttttaaagatgcctttccggttATGTGcagttcctggttgcggtcattatTTCTCCACTTCTACTTCATCTTACCAAGGAAAGGCGTTGGGTTACAGCCAGTCCTGGACTTGCAAgtactgaaccgggccttgcacagacttcCGTTCAAGATTCGCATTTAAGCAAGCATGCGGCATCAGGACTGGTTTGCGGCGGCAGACCTGAAGTATGCATACTTCAACATCTTGGTttcccctcggcacagacccaGGGAGCCCCATTTGTGCcctggagtcagttgagctaaaggtggCCTCTTAAAGACTGAGCTCACGTCCATCAAGAAGGTAGGGGACCTGTAggctttctctgtcagcgacacatgCCTGGTGTTTGGTTCGGAATACTCTCACGTGGTCCTGAGGCCCCAACCgagctatatgcccaaggttcccatgaccccgtttagggatcaggtggtgaacctgaaTGCGAatctgcccctggaggaggcagactccACATTTTGTTGCTGTGCCCAGTGCGTGCTTTACGCATATACTTGGATCggacacagagctttagacagtttgttttgttgagaCTTGTGTGAGTCGTGCAATCTCCTGTCGATGAATTCCTGAATATTTCAGTCAaattttggttggttggtttttgAAGTTGATTATTCTGTGTGACAGGGCagatggcggggccgggtcgtgatcatacacacccggtcccttatcaggctaatcaggcctccgagggataaaggccgactgtggaggattgtgcaggagagagagatagtttacggacatgtccatcatgtgtgtgttttgtcgcacaatcctccgcagtcggcctttatccctcttggaggcttgattagcctgataagggaccgggtgtgtatgatcatgaccctgccctgccacattctgtTTTCTGTCTTTCCCCCCTGTGAGagttttggtttgtatttttgatttattttgtaataaagccCTTTACTTGCCTTCCTGCATTTGTGTCCTATATTTCAATCCGTGACATGACAAACTAGCCACCATGGACCCAGCAGTGGCAaggggcattttttttttatcccgcCCAGCTCTACCACTCCATGGCCAGGTCCCAGAATGGTCGTGGTTTCGGCATTTATGCTATGGAACATATCAGTGAGCCTCATAGGTGGTGCTTTGATGAGACCCAGTTGAAACAGCTCTTCCTTTCAGGCTTGGACAATCCTAAGTGAGGTGTTAATTGGGATTTTTGTTTTACTCTTTTGGGATCTGGTGGACCATATCTGCCATCTTGTGGAAGTTGAATACCTGCTGCAGAGATGGTACACCAGATCCCAGAACCCCTCTCAGCCCATCTCTCACGGAGGAGCCCGCTGCGGTCCGTTAGGTGCCGGAAGATCTTTCTGCTGTCAGTCAGGAGCCAGAGGagctttctgctgtccaccaggaggtggaggagcccATTTGTGACTGCCAGGAGGTGCCAGTCTGACCTCTGCCCAGTGGCTGCCCAAGTCCAGCAAAACGCATTGGTGCTTTTATAACATGTAGCCCTCCCAATAAAGACTTTTTAACTTAAAACACCACAAGAGATGTGGATTTTGTTTCCACCTAGAATTGTTGTGATTATTTTTTatgagtttgataaaatatgctgacctggcagcttttagtgcttgtctgtagctacagacacggTACTTCCATGTAtggcgaaatacctctaattttgtattattcCACTTGTGTCCCATTTtatgagctgctctcttgagagcatgagtgcagttattgtaccatggtgtgggttttttttcttacattttctttaatcaaaaggGGGTGACACTATCAGCAGTGCCAGAGAAGACTCTATCCATATTTTCTGTGACAACATCAATTTCTTCTAGAATTTTTGGCTGACAGAGTATATGAGACAAATCTGTGTTGGTAAATGTGAGGTTATAAAAGCATGGATGTTTCAACATCTTTAAAGCTCCACCTCCTGAccatttctcagctctgtggctgcctcccaggcctcctgaccctgtatTGGCCCTGTGGCCGTCTACCAggactcctgacccagtccctacaCTGAGGTGGACTCTTTGATCTCCTGTccacccgcctgatctgctctgcgctgctctccttggtctcctggctgtctgcctgatctgctctggtcttcctGGTCTcttggccatccgcctgatctacTCTGGCCTGTTTGGTCTCAAAATCCACCTCAGCCCTCTGAACATCTGGCTCCAGCTTGGTTCTCCGTGCCTGCAGCATCTCCCTGGATCTCCATCCCTCCAACTCTGCCTTGGTCTCAAGTCTCTCTGACtttgccttgttcctctgctcccctTGCCCCATGTGCCCCCCTGAACTTTAACTTAACTTGAAActttcataaacaaacacatgcaacgtggccgtgtgcgtctctctctcatcTCGAACCGGCGCCTCCAGCTGCCCCTTATCtgactctcccgctgatcagttgATTCAGCGTCGgccgtgctccatcatggcccAGCAACGcccccctcctcgtcacactgtTATACCAAATTAGGTAAATTAAAGCTTTAACAGTGTTCAATATATTACAGTAATCTCTAACAGCTGAAGGTGAGGAATGAGATTAgtataaatgtttgtagaacagcaacagTGCCGTCTAATGTATGTGGACCACTTCCGGTTTcagccacttccagctattttagaaataaaaatatactacacaaTGCTGCTTTACATTACAGGCTGGCAAAATGTctacatattattatcattaattatgatTTTCATAAACTCGTTGGTTTTGAGCGAAAAAGTTTTACCATTTATCGCACTTTTGCGATCGTTTAATCACACACTGTTACACTGGAAGAATGAATGATAGATCAGGCACTGATAGGACAGTCCTCTGCACCATCTGACACGCCACCACAAACATGTGGCTGGGAAAATGCTGCTTCAACTctctttgcaccaaaactgcatcttgtttcattgtgacaaaataataaatgcattcttgTCAGAGAACGTTCTCTCTTTCTTAGCAGTATGTAGTAAACAGATACAGTATGCAGATCagcattcagcatggcttatgaaacatcaCCTTTGGAATTAAATAAAGGTATCATCggaggttatgcaggtacatatgaatggaggtttacatggagacaaaAAGACTGCATCATCACAATCTTGGTAAagaaagaagcagattttattacaGTATcttcaatacaaaaattatcagtCATTGGCACATAATTCTGCTGCGCATCATGTagttgtgtgatagtttataagtCTAGATCACTAACTCTGGTATAGTAAACTTCTAGTTATTTACACTGCGGTCAATGTCAGTGGAACTTTCTCACATTCACCAGAAATGCAGCCGCTGCTTACGTCCACATTGCATAATAAGGTGCATAGACCTTTCGTCTGAAgttgtgtgaacaggcctttagctTGGGCCAAACATTTGTCTCGGGCCACCTATTGAGGAACCCTGCACTAGACCAACCAGTCAGGCGACTAATAACAGAGCCAATTTATGTATTTTACCACAAGCTAACAATATCCCATGACAGACAGTAGCAGATTTAGAGCTGAAGTTGtcaaattaattatgtgaaatatttatttgagcaCTTCACTTTGtaatcatttttataaaaacacacaattaaaaataatattttactgtgcATCAGCAGTGTAGCCAGAAACAAGACTACGGGTGTGCCAAGTAAAAATCGGTTGTCCAACATCTAAAGCAAATTTAAGTGACATAAAATGACAATTGATAACCActgcattaatttattttagcTATAATTATAGATATAATACagctctgttttatttttttattaaaattcaatGAAGTATGTAGGCCtggtaatatataaaaatattagacAGAATTACTCATCATAGAATAATCTTTTTTTGGAGTGATTCGTCAGTGTTTTCCAAATATATTTCCaaacacaaatataaattgtggGAAAATTTGCACTACAGTAAATTTGTATACAAAACTTGATTGTGATACCACATAAATCAGTAATGCATTATGTTGAACAGAAGAATGCACAACTGTAAGAAGATTCAAAATATTTTCTAGCATTCTTTGTATTTATGGAGTACAGGGTGGTTTAGTTCATTATAAAAACAGAAAATTGTAACATGAATGTTTgagccaatatgaataatataATGTCTGACATGATGCAAACAGATGGTAAGGTGATCCTAGATTATGATTTGCATATCATCATGGGAGCATTTACTGAGccactaattgaaaaataaaacaaatctgtcatCTACACAGGCAGATAAGTCTGATCATTAAACCAGGCAGGGTCAAAGAAGTAACAGCTTAATGGCGTATAACATGTTAAGGATCAATAGGCTAATGAGAAAAGGCGCAGTACAGTGTTGCCTACCTTTTCAAGCACATTGTCCAAATATTCCACAATATGCATAACATATTGTTATTGGGGAAGAAAGGATGAACTTATTTTGCTTATATGGACTCATGCAATTATGAACAATGAGGCAATTTCAGTGGCTACGCCACTGCAGTGAAAGCACCAACAGAACGTGCATGAGCGAGAAACTTGACACGAGACATTTACCTTCTAGACAAGacccttttttccccttttcttttttttttgagccAATCATCTAAGTCCTAAATGCCATGTGATTCATAATTGTGAAGCTACAGGAAAAGGATGTTCGACAACACATATGTGCTGATGGAATCAGAAGCCGTGACatcaaaggcagaacacagagaagagccctccaaaaatttgAAAACACGTCCACTTAAAAAGGGTCATTGATAGAGAAACAGGCTTGTTGGTATCGTAATGGTTTAGTTACTGcgtctaccagcaggggctaattgGCCACAGTGGTGGAGCTATGGGGTGGCCAATTCTTTTAGTTCTTTTGGTTCTTTTATATTGTTGTAACAATactgacaaaaaataaatcagtgacactagttttttatgtaaattattaaattatacttGATTAATTTGGCATTTTCCTTCTTGAAATTTAAGTCACATGAGATTTGACATGCACTGtgtattcattaaatattttttaatgatagaATATTGTAAATATGAGTTCATTTATCCAGTTACAAATTACAGTAAATATGCTTTTATACTGGTATTGTgtaaacaaaattgaaaaacaaaagggggaaaataaatgcaataagtTTATTTAGATTgtctttattttcacttttggatCATCTCAAAGACAGACAACACTTAAACACTTCAAGTATGCCGTAGTTCTTTTATTAGGATTTGATCTTCATATACACCACATTGTGTTTGGAAATGTCTTGTTCTCTAGATGTATTTTGATCAGATCTGTTGACACAAACTGACACAAAATATGAACATTCACACAGATGTTTGTAGACTTGCAGATAAAACTAGGAATCTGATTCAAAATATTTTGTGAACTTTTAAATATGATACCTGATGAGACGTTTTGGTGTTTGCATTTCACAGCCACAAGTGAGATCATTATTATCAGAGAAATGATGTTTGATGAGACCAGTGTAAGAAACACTGGATTCAACAATGCTGCTGTGAAGCTGCTATCTGCAACAAAACAATTGTCTATAAgtagtatgtactgtataaatagTAGTATTAGAcatgatgacacacacacacacacacacacacacacacacacacgttggtgtagctattcttatgaggactctccataaacacaatgatttttatactgtaagtaaaattctgaaaatgtagactctatcccctaatcctacccctaaacctaaccctcacaaataactttctgcattttatatttaaaaaataaacattgtttagtatgttttttaagctatttaaattatggtgaCACTAGAAACGTCCTcattaaccacatttatagcataatacccttgaaattatcagtttgtaacctaaaaatatgtAAGGCATATAAGGCAAAGTGCATCATCGTTTACTCTTATACAGTAAGTGATACCTtaagagagaaatatatttttagatgtcACTCTTCCTGATCATCTAAGTTTGAAACTTTTAAATTATGAATGatcatttatgaatatttttgaaacacatattttacatttatattgttatttCTTGTAATCTTTAATTCATTTAATATGGTCACAAATGTTACCTGTTTGTGTGTTGAATTCCAGTGTAGTCCCATTTCCAAACATTATCTTGTTACATGCAGATACAGCACAGTAGTACGTGCCAGCATCAGTTATGCTTAGGTTCGTTTTTATCAGGTTGTAAATACAACTCTTTGTAGTAGAACCATTGTCAGAGCTCTCTTCACACTGCTTCACTATATCAGTGTAAATGATACTGGGATGAGATTCTTCTGAGCCCTTTCTGATCCAAAATGCGTTGTATCCTCCTGAACATTTCTCGTGTACTATTTTTACTCTGCACATGAAGGTGACTTTGTCTCCAAGATGAACTTCGTCTGAAATGAGCTCCTGAAGAACTGTTGTATTGGTGTGCTCTCCTTAAAAGCAAAATTGCAAAATATTTCACAGAATAAGTATTTGTATTGCAGGCGCACTTATGGTGTACTCGTTATAACCAGCCCTCATAATTTACATGACAATCTCCTGCAGATATTACagtacacaaacaaaatatttgtctTAGTAATTTTATAACGAAAAGTAAACCTACCTTGAAGCATCAAAAATGTTCCAGGTCCAAATTTCAGCTCAGTTAATGTTACCACTCCACAAAAGTATGTTGCTATATCCTCATTCTTTGtcattgaaatgtgtaaatgaaAAATTCCTTTGTCTGTTGTAACATTAAAACGACCATCATTATATCCATCAAAAAATGTAGCTTGTCTCTTGTAATTGTAACATCTTGATATAAGTTGGGGTGTCTTATTCAACTCCTGCTTATACCACACCTTGATATAAACATCTTTTTCTGGTAAGTAGCACTCAATTGTGACATTATCTCCAAGTTTAGAAAATTGTAAACTGGTTGGTTGCCCAACGTTTTCTGCCCCGACACAACCTGAATTCAAGAAGCAGCAATAATCAGAATGAAGTGGTGCACAATCTGTTAACATAAACTTATATAGTATTTTAATTGGTTTGGATATAAAAGCATTTGATAATGAATACATATAAGTGTAAAAGTAGAAAATGAGTAATTGGTATTGCAATtacaattaatcataattaatagTAATTAATTAAACATCTACCATGAATTTATCAATCATACTTACAAACAAAGATAAGGAAGTAAACTGTGTTCATGTTGCTTTGATTTGAAAGTAGATAATGAGGCATGATAAGGTAACTAATCTAAGTAGACCAAATCAAATGGAAACTGATCTTGGACCTGATTGGTGGCTCTCAGATATTCTCATATGACAAAGTCAAATTTCATTGGCTTTCATGACTATAGACTTTGGGTGTATGATGCCAATCTCAAGTTTAAGtcaagataatgtaattttggagTAATTAGTTTTTCTGATGAGCAGAGCTGGAGTGGTGCATTGTTGTATTCACCCTTATCCGTGGTGCTGAATCATTTTACattatttcatgaaaaaaaagTAATGCTTTAGGTTTTACTTAAGTATAAACAACACATTGATGACTGTAGTTTTATCTGTCAAATAATATCATGTAAGACACATGCCAGATACATGAAAACAGCTGAGAATTTTCTTGTGCACCTTACATGCAATGTTGGAGACATTAGACACTATAAGCACAAAACAATCTCACTCACTGAAACAGTATATATTGTTGGATGAGGCACATACAGTCTGTAGGCATTTGGCACATTCAGGGTCTTATTGCACATCAATGAACCTTAAAATATGATAGTACTCTTTAACTCATCTACTGAAGAACATAAGTACATTTATGTAAGAGTAATATTACTtaaatgcatacatatatataaatggaaTTTCCATTATTTTGGCATAGGctgttttaagttttaaattaAGATAAAGAAGCACTTAAGGCCCAGACATGACTTGGGTAGATCCAGTCAGTACATTTATTGTTTTGAACCCCCATTGATTAAGACCATTTGTTGAACTCTAATGAGTGATCATATTATATTcgatttgcaaaacaaaaaaaaacttacacaggTTTAAGCAATAAAGTAATGGGAAATACAAACAGTGTACAATGTGAAATGCTTAAGGTGCTTGCTtaaaaataatgatcaaattatTTGCAATATTTGGAATCTCTGCCATACTGTTTAACTGTGATGCAGGCCTTTCAAGATATGTTTAATACCACCATGTTAAAAGCACATCGGAATGACTGTCATACTTCTGAAAGTAACAGCTTTCAAGTGTGGAAACTTTTAACCACAGACGTGTGTGCTCTGCTGAGGGCTTTCTGACTCTTTTTGTCTAATTTCATTATTAAAGGCTCACTGCAAACGGAGCTCTCTACAGCCTCTGCAAACATCAAGCAACTGATCAGTTGCTCAAATTGTGATGACTGTGCTCTCATTCATTTGTACTAATGAACAAAGACCAGCTTAACCGGCATGCATTTCCCATACTGGCCTagactggtttatgctggttagtgctggtttggtgctggtttagttggtggaccagcatagccatgctttttTACCAGCAAAACATAAATGATAAAGTTGGTTGGCCAGCATGGTCTTTCATATGAACTTGGTTAAGCTATTTTAAAAGCCTGGTAGGGTCCTCAGCAAATCAG
It encodes the following:
- the LOC127651309 gene encoding uncharacterized protein LOC127651309, with amino-acid sequence MNTVYFLIFVCCVGAENVGQPTSLQFSKLGDNVTIECYLPEKDVYIKVWYKQELNKTPQLISRCYNYKRQATFFDGYNDGRFNVTTDKGIFHLHISMTKNEDIATYFCGVVTLTELKFGPGTFLMLQGEHTNTTVLQELISDEVHLGDKVTFMCRVKIVHEKCSGGYNAFWIRKGSEESHPSIIYTDIVKQCEESSDNGSTTKSCIYNLIKTNLSITDAGTYYCAVSACNKIMFGNGTTLEFNTQTDSSFTAALLNPVFLTLVSSNIISLIIMISLVAVKCKHQNVSSVCVNRSDQNTSREQDISKHNVVYMKIKS